The Rhododendron vialii isolate Sample 1 chromosome 6a, ASM3025357v1 genome includes a window with the following:
- the LOC131329646 gene encoding ABC transporter C family member 3-like: protein MSTFLSHSYSSLMYTPSSFLLQPIFLRGFSGSLHLVLLFFFFITWACRKIMRMNSPSEGPTRSNNRKTRFSYYNQALFCCWGLSVFNLVLWLLNYFSWYRNGWSDEKIVTLLDFGLRTLAWLAISVYLHTHFKNSGGPRFPILLRVWWGFYFSMSCCFLVVDFLYNKNDQSLPTQLFVSDILSTVMGFFFCLLGFLWKKETEDTLLQEPLLHGTESKKSSGGEIVAPFSSASLLSILSFSWMGPLIAAGYKKALDLNDVPQLAGMDSVKLAFPIFTSKLDSDIGTRITKFKLVKALIFATKWEILLTAFLALIYTLASYVGPYLIESLVQYLNGNQAFENQGYVLVSAFFFAKFIECLAQKHRFFRLQQAGIRARAVLVAIIYNKGLSISCQSKQGQTSGEIINLMSVDAQRISDFGWYLHDPWLVIVQVVLALMILYKNLGLASIAALVTTVLVMLANVPLARLQQKFQEKIMKSKDKRMKATSEILRSMRILKLQAWEMKFLSKVTEFRNTETGWLKKFGYTSSLTTFLFWGAPTFVAVVTFGTCMLLGIPLESGKILSALATFTILQQPIYNLPDTISMIAQTNVSLDRIASFLGLDDLQSDVIEKLPIGSSNTSIEVVDGNFSWDVSSPNPTLKDINISVSRGMRVAVCGTVGSGKSSFLSCILGEVPKISGTIKLCGTTAYVAQLPWIQSGKIEENILFGEEMDRERYDQVLEACSLKKDLEILSFGDQTVIGERGINLSGGQKQRIQIARALYQDADIYLFDDPFSAVDAHTGSHVFKECLLGLLGSKTVIYVTHQVEFLPAADLILVMKDGRITQAGKYNDILNSGTDFMELVSAHKVALSALDSTLAGSVSENSTIDEGNGSTCGVLKSVQKEEAANGQNGKTDDIVGQKRQLVQEEEREKGRVGLSVYWKYITTAYGGALVPFILLSQVLFQLLQIGSNYWIAWATPVSKDVKPPVEGSTLIIVYVALAIGSSFFILSRALFRMTAGFKTATILFNKMHLCIFRAPMSLFDSTPSGRILSRASSDQSAVDFYVPVCVWGFAFAMIQLLGVVAVQSQVAWQVFIIFIPVIATCIWLQQYYIPSARELARLDGVCKAPVIQHFAETISGSTTIRSFDQESRFKELSMKLIDGHSRPDFYTAAAMEWLSCRLDFLCSLTFACFLVFLISIPTGTIKPSIAGLAVTYGLSLNMIQTRVIRFLCDMENQIISVERILQYSAIPSEPPLVIEEKRPDGHWPAHGEVVIQDLQVRYAPHMPLVLRGLTCTFRGGMKTGIVGRTGSGKSTLIQTLFRIVEPAAGQILIDGINISSIGLHDLRSRLSIIPQDPTMFEGTVRSNLDPLEEYTDERIWEALDKCQLGDEVRKKEGKLDSAVTENGENWSMGQRQLVCLGRVLLKKSKVLVLDEATASVDTATDNLIQQTLKQHFSDCTVLSIAHRITTVVDSDMVLLLDNGLIEEHDSPTKLLENKSSSFSKLVAEYSTRSSSGREK from the exons ATGTCGACTTTTCTCTCTCACTCGTATTCTTCACTCATGTACACTCCCAGTAGTTTCCTCCTCCAACCCATTTTCCTTCGTGGCTTTTCTGGTTCTTTGCACctggttttgttatttttcttcttcatcacatgggcatgCAGGAAAATCATGAGAATGAATAGTCCCAGCGAAGGGCCAACACGGAGTAATAATAGGAAAACAAGATTTTCCTACTACAATCAAGCTCTGTTTTGTTGTTGGGGTCTTTCGGTTTTTAATCTCGTTCTGTGGTTATTAAATTACTTCTCTTGGTATAGAAATGGTTGGTCTGATGAAAAGATTGTAacccttttggattttggactcAGAACACTTGCTTGGTTAGCAATCTCTGTTTATTTGCACACCCATTTCAAGAATTCAGGTGGGCCAAGGTTCCCAATTTTATTGAGAGTCTGGTGGGGATTTTACTTCTCCATGTCTTGTTGTTTCCTTGTTGTAGACTTCCTGTATAATAAAAATGATCAATCTTTACCAACTCAGTTATTCGTATCAGATATCCTTTCAACTGTTATGGGCTTTTTCTTCTGTTTACTGGGGTTTTTGTGGAAGAAGGAAACCGAAGATACCCTTCTTCAAGAACCCCTTTTGCATGGTACAGAGTCAAAGAAGTCTAGTGGGGGTGAAATTGTTGCCCCGTTTTCCAGTGCTAGTCTTCTTAGCATCCTAAGTTTCTCTTGGATGGGTCCTTTAATTGCTGCCGGTTATAAGAAAGCATTAGACCTTAACGATGTTCCTCAACTAGCCGGCATGGACAGTGTCAAGTTGGCTTTTCCAATATTTACAAGTAAGCTAGATTCTGATATTGGAACCAGAATAACAAAATTTAAGCTTGTGAAGGCACTGATCTTCGCGACAAAATGGGAAATTCTATTAACGGCTTTCTTAGCGCTAATATACACACTAGCGTCTTATGTTGGTCCCTACCTTATTGAGTCCCTTGTTCAATACCTTAACGGAAATCAAGCCTTTGAAAACCAAGGGTACGTTTTGGTATCCGCATTCTTCTTTGCGAAGTTCATTGAGTGCTTGGCTCAGAAGCACAGGTTCTTTAGGTTGCAGCAGGCCGGAATAAGGGCTAGGGCCGTGTTGGTTGCCATAATATACAATAAAGGGTTGAGCATTTCATGCCAATCAAAGCAGGGTCAAACGAGTGGGGAAATCATTAATCTCATGTCTGTTGATGCGCAGAGGATTTCGGACTTTGGTTGGTACTTGCACGATCCGTGGCTGGTCATAGTCCAAGTTGTCCTAGCCTTGATGATCTTGTACAAGAATCTTGGGCTTGCTTCCATAGCTGCGTTAGTCACTACCGTGCTAGTGATGTTGGCGAATGTTCCGCTTGCGAGATTGCAGCAGAAGTTTCAGGAAAAGATAATGAAATCAAAGGATAAAAGGATGAAGGCGACGTCTGAAATCTTGAGGAGCATGAGGATCCTCAAGCTTCAGGCGTGGGAGATGAAGTTTTTGTCAAAAGTTACAGAATTTCGGAACACCGAAACAGGATGGTTGAAAAAATTCGGTTACACTTCTTCTTTGACCACTTTTCTCTTCTGGGGAGCACCTACATTCGTGGCCGTGGTCACTTTTGGCACCTGTATGCTTCTAGGAATCCCCCTCGAGTCTGGGAAGATTTTATCCGCCCTAGCAACATTTACAATACTTCAACAGCCTATCTATAATCTTCCTGATACAATCTCAATGATAGCTCAAACAAATGTTTCCCTTGACCGAATAGCCTCATTTCTCGGTCTTGACGACTTACAAAGTGATGTTATAGAGAAGCTTCCGATAGGTAGCTCTAACACTTCGATTGAGGTAGTTGATGGGAATTTCTCTTGGGATGTATCTTCCCCAAATCCAACATTGAAAGACATAAACATCAGTGTGTCTCGTGGTATGAGGGTTGCTGTTTGTGGCACCGTTGGATCAGGAAAGTCGAGCTTTCTCTCCTGTATCTTGGGAGAAGTGCCTAAAATATCAGGGACTATTAAGCTTTGCGGAACAACGGCATATGTTGCTCAGTTGCCCTGGATACAGAGTGGAAAGATTGAAGAGAATATACTGTTTGGAGAGGAGATGGACCGAGAAAGGTATGACCAAGTACTTGAAGCATGTTCTTTGAAGAAAGACCTGGAAATTCTCTCCTTTGGTGATCAGACAGTCATAGGTGAGAGGGGAATCAATTTGAGTGGGGGCCAGAAGCAGAGAATACAGATTGCACGCGCTTTATACCAAGATGCAGATATTTACCTATTCGACGATCCGTTTAGTGCTGTGGATGCTCATACGGGAAGCCATGTCTTTAAG GAATGTTTATTGGGCCTTTTGGGTTCAAAAACCGTTATTTATGTTACTCATCAAGTGGAGTTCTTACCTGCTGCAGATCTCATTTTG GTCATGAAAGATGGAAGGATTACTCAAGCTGGGAAATACAATGACATCCTCAATTCAGGGACCGACTTTATGGAGCTTGTGAGTGCACATAAGGTAGCTTTATCAGCACTAGATTCCACGTTGGCAGGCTCAGTATCAGAAAATTCAACCATCGACGAGGGGAATGGTAGCACGTGTGGTGTGCTGAAGTCCGTGCAGAAAGAGGAAGCTGCAAATGGCCAAAATGGTAAAACAGATGATATAGTTGGACAAAAAAGACAGCTTgttcaagaagaagaaagggagaaaGGAAGAGTTGGTCTTTCGGTCTACTGGAAATACATAACAACAGCATACGGAGGAGCTCTTGTGCCTTTCATATTGTTGTCACAAGTTTTATTTCAGCTACTTCAAATAGGAAGCAACTATTGGATAGCTTGGGCTACTCCAGTGTCAAAGGATGTGAAACCTCCGGTCGAGGGCTCTACTCTCATAATTGTTTATGTGGCTCTTGCGATTGGAAGTTCTTTCTTCATTCTTTCTAGAGCCTTGTTTCGAATGACAGCTGGATTTAAGACTGCCACTATACTCTTCAACAAAATGCATTTGTGCATTTTCCGTGCTCCCATGTCGCTTTTTGATTCCACCCCAAGTGGACGAATCTTAAGTAGG GCATCTTCGGACCAAAGTGCAGTGGATTTCTACGTTCCAGTTTGCGTTTGGGGGTTCGCATTCGCAATGATACAGCTACTTGGTGTTGTTGCGGTACAGTCACAGGTTGCATGGCAGGTCTTCATCATTTTTATTCCCGTGATTGCCACCTGCATTTGGTTACAG CAATATTACATACCATCTGCACGTGAACTAGCACGATTGGATGGTGTATGCAAAGCTCCAGTTATACAACATTTTGCTGAAACCATATCAGGATCCACTACCATTAGGAGCTTTGATCAGGAATCACGATTCAAGGAGTTGAGTATGAAACTGATAGATGGGCATTCTCGGCCAGATTTTTACACTGCTGCTGCGATGGAGTGGCTTTCCTGCCGCTTGGATTTTTTATGTTCTCTTACGTTTGCCTgctttttggttttcttgatcTCCATTCCAACGGGAACAATTAAGCCGA GTATTGCAGGGTTAGCAGTTACGTATGGGCTTAGTCTGAACATGATCCAGACGAGGGTTATTCGGTTTCTTTGTGATATGGAGAATCAAATCATATCAGTTGAAAGGATACTTCAATACTCTGCTATCCCAAGTGAACCTCCTCTTGTTATAGAAGAAAAGAGACCAGATGGTCACTGGCCAGCACATGGAGAAGTTGTAATCCAAGATCTGCAG GTTCGATACGCCCCACACATGCCACTGGTGTTACGAGGCCTTACATGCACTTTCCGGGGAGGAATGAAGACAGGAATTGTGGGCAGGACGGGCAGTGGTAAATCAACCCTCATACAGACACTCTTCCGCATTGTTGAGCCTGCTGCTGGTCAAATCCTGATCGACGGTATCAACATTTCCTCGATCGGACTCCATGATTTACGATCCAGATTAAGCATCATTCCTCAGGATCCAACCATGTTTGAGGGGACGGTGCGAAGCAACTTGGACCCACTTGAAGAGTACACTGATGAACGCATTTGGGAG GCTCTTGATAAGTGCCAACTTGGAGATGAAGTCAGGAAGAAGGAAGGCAAGCTTGATTCAGCAG TTACGGAAAATGGGGAGAATTGGAGTATGGGTCAGCGGCAGCTGGTTTGCCTCGGGAGGGTGCTACTTAAGAAAAGCAAGGTCTTGGTGCTCGACGAAGCCACAGCATCAGTGGATACAGCTACTGACAATCTTATACAGCAAACGCTTAAGCAACATTTCTCCGATTGTACAGTGTTATCCATTGCGCATAGGATTACGACTGTTGTTGATAGCGACATGGTTTTGCTGTTAGATAATG GACTGATTGAGGAACATGATTCTCCCACAAAGTTGCTTGAGAATaaatcttcttcattttcaaagCTCGTCGCAGAGTACAGTACAAGGTCGAGTTCTGGTCGTGAGAAGTAG